In Prochlorococcus marinus XMU1404, the following proteins share a genomic window:
- a CDS encoding translocation/assembly module TamB domain-containing protein, giving the protein MKKIRSLNLNIKILSIGILVFVGFLGTFLLNNFLRETYNSRKPQLEESVEDFLNKKVKLGDYSGIRFLGFSLGNSEIIDKDNKDSQIKANNLYVSISPFRSLLKQKLIIKIRPQQTEINIDRDFFKTDKTYKKPQDTNKSKLKYQLNFKFNKYSVLNLKKSGLKTKVKGNVIYNSVNREIIANLISNFYGKGFLKFKLNTKLNKDFLSLELFSRGLDLNNTQYNIGARKISLKKGNFKSNFKFYKSSTQAFCKGRFSFTNLKIKPEAFSENINSNSTLFYCKDNNLIGNSDNLNYGTLISNFNVNIPLNKASNNINLNGSIGYVNSLNPDIKLSGNIPYWFDKRGINFGDVNSSFNINRTQLSNLNIFRKSNIRGFITAKGELKGKISDPDISINFNVDYPHYKGIRIREIWEGEIKKDNSQFLLNMKNRYSPIPSFLSVKIDSELKLDNVAFSRIFNSNKGSIEVVKKNNRYIWRADNFPLDELELSIRNNQFDRIKGIINGSGSISSDQSYLDGRLAWSLGKYRNIKLANSLFDFSLKNNSYYVNSSLYPIDGGIIEVEYDSKNDNLITADFSNISTSWTILTAVDIFNFENKKVIPTRKSNILDDLEINKNNNTFKEKMDFINKFIEKNKELEDKFNLQKYFSKFKSRYYGEININGDRPDNYKINAKLNGYIVKNKENFTNNKEEFSIDLKGGLLKGEGSLRIKKLPLSAANIFLNQPRDFKGGLDINSFYNLNTKSFSSEISSNNASIKNNKLLFDKGLVEFNNSIFDIDFSLLINDFESPINVEGLIPINKKDNLDLRLIGNGKFIDLIDIFADEYFNFKEGNVNLRMIIKGTRNKPILNGFLVIKDSEIDFYKNKIKDINSLIIFDFDYLEVKNLNAKVENSGNLFIRGSLPFYSKNDHGKSEINLITNKFNIKTDNFNFLIDSNLDLSGSFENPVLGGNLSLNNGFINFNNTNQNSKKNKSKRQEVKKNWPELYWNKSKNIEIISNESILNSVLLGETLPNYLDNLSFNNLKLKLGPDFKLQYSDIVQAYLKTKLDLNLNGAVGKDLNARGLIYLEKGRANLYTTPFKLDKNKDNYILFASRSGVVPFINFSLVSKVPDSIIPISENNQDSNISDDLDTDATSSSFGTFGIGNTRLIKIEASYEGFLDQLSFEDENKRIQLRSIPSYNRSQIIGLIGGNSANLINRAFISQLNNADAFSEKFQLSLYPALIENSESYNSVITNENLDIENNGQSDSNQEFYSQAWVAELGLDITDAINFSFQTVPGRDDLSPIGILTFQANPNLELLGSYDYDGDWKSQVQLFFRY; this is encoded by the coding sequence TTGAAAAAAATTAGATCTCTAAATTTAAATATAAAAATTCTTTCTATAGGCATACTTGTGTTTGTAGGATTTTTAGGCACCTTTTTATTAAATAATTTTTTGAGAGAAACTTATAATTCTAGAAAACCACAACTTGAAGAAAGTGTTGAGGATTTTTTAAATAAAAAGGTTAAATTAGGAGACTATTCTGGGATTAGATTTTTAGGATTTTCTCTGGGAAATTCAGAAATTATTGATAAAGATAATAAAGATTCTCAAATAAAGGCTAATAATTTATACGTGAGCATTTCGCCATTTAGATCTTTGTTAAAACAAAAATTGATAATAAAAATAAGGCCTCAGCAAACTGAAATTAATATAGATAGAGATTTTTTTAAAACAGATAAAACTTATAAAAAACCTCAAGACACAAACAAATCAAAATTGAAATACCAATTAAATTTTAAATTTAATAAATATTCAGTTTTAAATCTGAAAAAATCAGGATTAAAAACAAAAGTAAAAGGTAATGTTATATACAATTCAGTCAATAGAGAAATTATTGCAAATTTAATATCTAATTTTTATGGAAAAGGATTTTTAAAATTTAAATTAAATACGAAATTAAATAAAGACTTTTTAAGTTTGGAATTATTTTCAAGGGGATTGGATCTTAATAATACACAATATAATATCGGAGCTAGAAAAATTAGCCTTAAAAAAGGAAATTTTAAATCTAATTTTAAATTTTATAAATCATCAACACAAGCATTTTGCAAAGGAAGATTTTCTTTTACTAATTTAAAGATAAAGCCTGAAGCCTTCTCGGAAAATATAAATTCAAATTCAACTCTGTTTTATTGTAAAGATAATAATTTAATAGGAAATTCAGATAACTTAAATTATGGAACATTAATATCAAATTTCAATGTAAATATTCCATTAAATAAAGCTTCAAATAACATTAACCTTAATGGAAGTATTGGATATGTTAATAGTCTTAATCCGGATATTAAATTATCCGGTAATATTCCTTATTGGTTCGATAAAAGAGGAATTAATTTTGGCGATGTCAATTCAAGTTTTAACATAAATAGAACTCAACTATCAAATTTAAATATTTTTCGAAAAAGTAATATAAGGGGATTCATAACTGCTAAAGGAGAATTAAAAGGAAAAATTAGCGATCCAGATATTTCTATAAACTTTAATGTTGATTATCCGCACTATAAAGGGATTCGTATTAGAGAAATATGGGAAGGAGAAATTAAAAAAGATAATAGTCAATTTCTTTTAAATATGAAAAATAGATATTCTCCAATTCCTTCATTTCTTTCTGTAAAAATTGATTCTGAGCTTAAATTAGATAATGTAGCTTTCAGTAGAATTTTTAATTCTAATAAAGGTAGTATAGAAGTAGTTAAAAAAAATAATAGGTATATTTGGAGAGCTGATAATTTTCCTCTTGATGAACTTGAATTATCTATAAGAAACAATCAATTCGATAGAATTAAAGGAATTATTAATGGTTCTGGATCAATATCTTCAGATCAGTCTTATCTTGATGGAAGATTAGCCTGGAGTTTAGGTAAATATAGAAATATAAAGCTAGCAAATTCTCTATTTGATTTTAGCCTCAAAAATAACTCTTATTATGTCAATTCATCATTATATCCAATTGACGGAGGCATAATTGAGGTCGAATACGACTCAAAAAACGATAATTTAATTACTGCAGACTTCAGCAACATAAGTACGAGTTGGACAATCTTGACTGCAGTTGATATTTTTAATTTTGAAAATAAAAAAGTTATTCCAACAAGAAAATCTAATATCTTGGATGATTTGGAAATAAATAAAAATAATAATACTTTTAAAGAGAAGATGGATTTTATAAATAAATTTATTGAAAAGAATAAAGAGCTAGAGGATAAATTTAATTTGCAAAAATACTTTAGTAAATTTAAAAGTAGATATTACGGAGAAATAAATATTAATGGCGATAGACCAGATAATTACAAAATAAATGCAAAATTAAATGGCTATATTGTTAAAAACAAAGAAAACTTTACTAATAATAAAGAAGAATTTTCTATTGATTTGAAGGGGGGACTATTAAAGGGAGAAGGTTCTTTGAGAATTAAAAAACTACCATTAAGTGCTGCAAATATCTTTTTGAATCAACCAAGAGATTTTAAAGGAGGTTTGGATATTAATTCCTTTTATAATCTAAATACAAAATCTTTCTCCAGTGAGATTTCTTCCAATAATGCATCAATCAAAAACAACAAATTATTATTTGATAAGGGACTCGTTGAATTTAATAATTCTATTTTTGATATTGATTTTTCCTTACTAATAAATGATTTCGAAAGCCCAATAAATGTTGAAGGTTTAATACCTATAAACAAAAAAGATAACTTAGATCTGAGATTGATTGGAAATGGAAAATTTATTGATTTAATAGATATTTTTGCTGATGAATATTTTAATTTTAAAGAAGGTAATGTGAATCTTCGAATGATAATAAAAGGTACTAGAAATAAACCAATTTTGAATGGGTTTTTAGTAATTAAAGACTCTGAAATTGATTTTTATAAAAATAAAATAAAAGATATCAATAGCTTAATAATTTTTGATTTTGATTATTTAGAGGTTAAAAATCTAAATGCAAAAGTCGAAAATTCTGGAAATCTTTTTATAAGAGGTTCTTTGCCTTTTTATAGTAAGAATGATCATGGGAAGTCAGAGATTAATCTAATAACAAATAAATTTAATATAAAGACAGATAATTTCAATTTTTTAATAGATTCAAATTTAGATTTAAGTGGATCATTTGAAAATCCTGTTCTGGGAGGTAATCTCTCTCTAAATAATGGATTTATTAACTTTAATAATACCAATCAGAATAGTAAAAAAAATAAAAGTAAACGACAAGAAGTAAAAAAGAATTGGCCAGAACTATATTGGAACAAGAGTAAGAATATTGAGATAATTTCAAATGAATCAATTTTGAATTCAGTTCTTCTTGGAGAAACTTTGCCGAATTATTTGGATAATTTAAGTTTCAATAATCTTAAATTAAAACTTGGCCCAGATTTTAAACTTCAATATTCAGATATAGTTCAAGCTTATTTAAAAACGAAATTAGATCTTAATTTAAATGGAGCGGTAGGAAAAGATTTAAATGCTAGGGGACTTATTTACCTTGAAAAAGGTAGAGCGAATCTATACACTACTCCTTTTAAACTTGATAAAAATAAGGATAATTATATTTTATTTGCCTCAAGAAGTGGTGTCGTTCCATTTATTAACTTTTCTTTGGTTAGTAAAGTTCCAGATTCTATAATTCCTATAAGTGAAAATAATCAAGATTCAAATATCTCAGATGATCTCGATACTGATGCGACTTCAAGCAGTTTTGGAACATTTGGGATTGGTAATACAAGGCTTATAAAAATTGAAGCTTCCTACGAAGGCTTTTTAGATCAATTATCTTTTGAAGATGAAAATAAAAGAATTCAATTAAGGAGTATACCAAGTTATAACAGGTCACAAATAATTGGCTTAATTGGAGGAAACTCGGCAAATCTAATTAATAGAGCATTTATTTCTCAACTTAATAATGCGGATGCTTTTAGTGAAAAATTTCAGTTATCTTTATATCCAGCATTAATAGAAAATAGTGAATCATACAATAGCGTTATTACTAATGAAAATTTAGATATAGAGAATAATGGACAGTCAGATTCTAATCAAGAATTTTATTCTCAAGCTTGGGTAGCTGAACTAGGTCTTGATATTACAGATGCAATAAATTTCTCCTTTCAAACTGTTCCAGGCCGAGATGACCTCTCCCCTATAGGAATTTTGACTTTTCAGGCCAATCCAAACTTAGAGTTGTTAGGCTCTTATGATTATGATGGAGATTGGAAAAGTCAAGTTCAATTATTTTTTAGATATTAA
- a CDS encoding M3 family metallopeptidase → MDTSIFNYGELPEFNKFTPENINKQFPLVLEKIAEDFKNIEKNLSNYLIQDNLNWNNVINPLNEVNEILRWSWGVISHLNAVNNSESLRDIYSNFLPKIISLSNKFGQSKIIYNSLVKLKETNDFDQIKNRILDKEILEMQHRGISLQKNDQEEFNKISEKLGKLSTDFSNNVLDATNKWFLILNKKSEIDGLPARVLELMAISAHNHLKKDGEADIKNGPWKLSLDIPTYTSFMTYANNRNLREKLYKAFVSRASQGENNNSQIIEEILSLRTKKANLLGYKSWAELSLSTKMAKEIKNVENLLEELREPALKTAKIELETLNKFSKANGFPKLKTIEPWDISYWSELLRKENLNLDQESLRPWFPLNDVLNGLFKLSEKLFEIKVVEATDKAPLWNDDILFFNILNKEDNKIASFYLDPYSRPETKRGGAWMDECLNKNNVGKKTLPVAYLICNQTPPSKDKPSLMSFEEVQTLFHEFGHGLQHMLTTVNLPQAAGINNVEWDAVELPSQFMENWCFHKNTLLNIAKHYKTGEKLSDENFEKLLKNRTFNCGMATLRQLHFAITDLRLHSSIDKNDGKTADEIRREIAKQTTVIAPIQEDQFLCCFSHIFAGGYSAGYYSYKWAEVLSADAFSMFEEADLENSEDLKFIGKKFKDTILSLGGSLPPLDIFKLFRGREPQTDSLIRHLGLSGAR, encoded by the coding sequence ATGGATACCTCGATTTTTAATTATGGAGAATTACCAGAATTCAATAAATTCACCCCAGAAAATATCAATAAACAATTTCCATTAGTACTAGAAAAGATTGCCGAAGATTTTAAAAACATTGAGAAAAATTTATCTAATTATTTGATTCAAGATAACTTAAATTGGAATAATGTAATAAATCCTTTAAATGAAGTCAATGAAATTCTAAGGTGGAGCTGGGGTGTCATAAGTCACCTAAATGCAGTAAATAATTCTGAAAGTCTTAGAGATATTTATTCAAACTTTCTACCCAAGATAATTAGCTTAAGTAACAAATTCGGGCAAAGTAAAATAATTTACAATTCTTTAGTAAAGCTTAAAGAGACAAATGATTTTGATCAAATAAAAAACAGAATTTTAGATAAAGAAATTCTTGAAATGCAACATAGAGGAATTTCACTACAAAAAAATGATCAAGAAGAATTCAACAAAATATCAGAAAAGCTTGGAAAGCTATCAACTGATTTTAGTAACAATGTTCTTGATGCAACTAATAAATGGTTTTTAATATTAAATAAAAAATCTGAAATTGATGGTCTTCCTGCTCGAGTACTTGAATTGATGGCAATTTCTGCTCACAATCACTTAAAAAAAGATGGTGAAGCTGACATTAAAAATGGTCCTTGGAAATTAAGTCTAGATATTCCAACTTATACATCGTTCATGACATATGCCAACAACCGTAACCTTAGAGAAAAACTTTATAAGGCATTCGTAAGTAGGGCGTCTCAAGGAGAAAATAATAATTCTCAAATCATTGAAGAGATATTATCTCTTAGAACTAAAAAGGCTAATCTTCTCGGTTATAAAAGTTGGGCAGAACTAAGTTTGTCAACGAAAATGGCCAAAGAAATTAAAAATGTTGAAAACCTTTTAGAAGAATTGAGAGAACCTGCATTAAAAACCGCAAAAATTGAATTAGAAACGCTCAATAAGTTTTCTAAAGCTAATGGTTTTCCAAAATTGAAGACTATTGAGCCATGGGATATTAGCTATTGGTCTGAACTACTTAGGAAGGAAAATCTCAATTTAGATCAAGAGTCTTTGAGACCTTGGTTTCCTCTAAATGATGTGTTGAATGGTTTATTCAAATTAAGCGAAAAGCTTTTTGAAATTAAAGTAGTCGAGGCAACTGATAAAGCACCTTTATGGAATGATGACATTTTATTTTTTAATATTCTCAATAAAGAAGATAACAAAATAGCATCTTTTTACCTCGATCCATATTCTCGTCCGGAAACAAAGAGAGGAGGGGCTTGGATGGATGAATGTTTGAATAAAAATAATGTTGGGAAAAAGACCCTACCGGTAGCTTATCTTATTTGTAATCAAACTCCACCGTCAAAAGACAAACCTAGTTTGATGAGTTTTGAAGAAGTTCAGACACTATTTCATGAATTTGGTCATGGTCTTCAACACATGCTTACCACTGTAAATCTTCCTCAGGCAGCTGGCATCAATAATGTCGAATGGGATGCAGTCGAACTTCCAAGTCAATTTATGGAAAACTGGTGTTTCCATAAAAATACACTTCTGAATATTGCTAAGCACTATAAAACAGGGGAAAAATTATCTGATGAAAATTTTGAGAAGCTTCTAAAGAATAGAACTTTTAATTGTGGTATGGCTACTCTTAGACAACTACATTTTGCGATTACAGACCTTAGATTACACAGTAGTATTGATAAAAATGATGGTAAAACAGCAGATGAAATAAGAAGAGAAATTGCAAAACAAACTACTGTTATTGCTCCAATTCAAGAAGATCAATTTCTTTGTTGTTTTAGTCATATATTTGCAGGTGGATACTCTGCAGGATATTACTCTTATAAATGGGCTGAAGTTCTAAGCGCTGATGCTTTTTCTATGTTCGAAGAAGCTGATCTAGAAAACTCTGAAGATTTAAAGTTCATCGGAAAGAAATTTAAAGATACGATACTTAGCTTGGGTGGCAGCTTACCTCCATTAGACATTTTCAAGCTATTCAGGGGAAGAGAGCCTCAAACAGATTCCTTGATAAGACACTTGGGTTTATCAGGAGCTAGATAA
- the thrB gene encoding homoserine kinase: MSIPEVGKKIRVTVPSTTANLGPGFDCLGAALDLYNEFIFTRIEGGGDRFDLIMESTDGNHLRGGPDNLVFRAAQKVWESANMDPFALEARVKLAVPPARGLGSSATAIVAGLIGANAIMNSPLSKEKLLELAIDIEGHPDNVVPSLLGGLCLTARTSSQRWRIIRCDWHDSIKAVVAIPAIRLSTSEARKVMPKNVPISDAVTNMGALTLLLNGLKAGNDDLIKEGMFDKLHEPYRWKLIKGGLEVKDAALQAGALGCAISGAGPSILALCKKENGKNVSQAMVKAWEMSGVASRAPFLNVQTIGSQFSTISGK, translated from the coding sequence ATGTCTATTCCTGAAGTAGGTAAAAAAATAAGAGTAACAGTACCTTCTACAACTGCAAATTTGGGGCCAGGTTTCGACTGCCTTGGTGCAGCATTAGATTTATATAATGAATTTATTTTTACAAGAATCGAAGGAGGTGGAGATAGATTTGATTTGATAATGGAAAGTACAGATGGTAATCACTTAAGAGGGGGCCCAGATAACTTAGTTTTTAGAGCAGCTCAGAAAGTATGGGAGAGTGCAAATATGGACCCTTTTGCACTAGAAGCAAGAGTTAAGTTGGCTGTTCCACCAGCACGAGGACTTGGAAGTAGTGCTACAGCTATAGTTGCGGGACTAATCGGAGCGAATGCAATAATGAACTCTCCACTGTCAAAAGAAAAACTTCTTGAACTTGCTATTGATATTGAAGGTCATCCTGATAATGTAGTTCCCTCTCTCTTAGGGGGGCTTTGTTTGACCGCCCGTACTTCTTCCCAAAGATGGAGAATAATAAGATGTGATTGGCACGATTCTATCAAAGCTGTTGTAGCAATACCGGCTATTCGTTTAAGCACAAGTGAGGCAAGGAAAGTAATGCCTAAGAATGTTCCTATATCTGATGCAGTGACTAATATGGGGGCACTTACTTTATTGCTAAATGGTTTAAAAGCAGGAAATGATGATTTAATAAAAGAGGGGATGTTTGATAAGCTGCACGAACCATACCGATGGAAACTTATAAAAGGTGGGCTGGAAGTCAAAGATGCCGCGTTACAAGCAGGTGCTTTAGGATGTGCAATTAGTGGAGCTGGACCAAGCATTTTAGCTTTGTGTAAAAAGGAAAATGGAAAAAACGTTAGTCAAGCTATGGTAAAAGCATGGGAGATGTCAGGTGTAGCAAGTAGAGCGCCATTCCTAAACGTACAAACAATTGGCAGTCAATTCAGCACTATCTCTGGTAAGTAG
- the folB gene encoding dihydroneopterin aldolase, with protein METFLKIEDIRLWARVGVLDEERKLGQLFCLDIFLWTDFEKCTVSDDVKKTVDYSKLVQILKDQSKKIYCFTIEKYSNAILEIIDHEFKLSKIKIILTKCNPPITGFDGKVSIVRILENN; from the coding sequence ATGGAAACGTTTTTAAAAATTGAGGATATAAGACTTTGGGCTAGGGTTGGTGTTCTTGATGAAGAAAGAAAATTAGGTCAATTATTTTGTTTGGATATATTCTTATGGACTGATTTCGAAAAGTGTACCGTAAGTGATGATGTAAAAAAAACAGTTGATTATTCAAAATTAGTTCAAATTTTAAAAGATCAATCAAAAAAAATTTATTGTTTCACAATCGAAAAATATTCAAACGCGATTTTAGAAATCATTGATCATGAATTTAAGCTTTCTAAAATTAAAATTATTTTGACAAAATGTAATCCTCCAATTACAGGTTTTGATGGGAAGGTTTCAATAGTAAGAATTCTTGAAAATAATTAA
- a CDS encoding esterase/lipase family protein, translating to MEKRNPIILIHGLWNTSSIFSSITSKLDEIGIEYFAPNLNHSYGMTSIIDLTNIVNELILEKYGLEKKIDILGFSMGGIIGRYWLQKFNGYKRTRRFISIGAPHKGTLIAQLVPKFPFRGISEMKINSYFLRELAKNEFLLNDIECINFFTYWDLMVFPGWWTNLNLGKQISLKVYKHRNLVRNKSVVEKIINEIII from the coding sequence TTGGAAAAAAGAAATCCCATCATATTGATTCATGGACTGTGGAATACTTCAAGTATTTTTTCTTCTATTACCTCAAAACTTGATGAAATTGGAATTGAATATTTTGCTCCAAATCTTAATCATTCATATGGAATGACTTCAATTATTGATTTAACAAATATAGTAAATGAATTAATTCTAGAGAAATACGGTCTAGAAAAAAAAATAGATATTTTAGGATTCTCTATGGGAGGAATAATTGGTAGGTATTGGCTGCAAAAATTTAATGGATATAAAAGAACAAGAAGATTCATATCTATAGGAGCCCCTCATAAAGGAACATTGATAGCGCAATTAGTACCTAAATTCCCATTTAGAGGAATTTCAGAAATGAAAATAAATAGTTATTTCTTGCGAGAACTTGCAAAGAATGAGTTTTTGCTTAATGATATTGAGTGTATAAATTTCTTTACTTATTGGGATCTAATGGTTTTCCCTGGCTGGTGGACTAACTTGAATTTAGGAAAACAAATATCACTAAAAGTATATAAACATAGAAATCTTGTTAGAAATAAATCTGTAGTAGAAAAAATAATAAATGAAATTATTATCTAG
- a CDS encoding NAD(P)H-quinone oxidoreductase subunit 4, with amino-acid sequence MNLESFPWLSFIVLLPLIGALIMPFLSSNEGEDNTLPRNISLSFLFIDFLLIIGVLFQKFNTSDSSLQLVERATWLPSIGLEWSLGVDGLSAPLVALSGLITFLSAAASWKIKKKSNLYFALLLVQASAQALVFLSQDFLLFFLAWELELVPVYLLIAIWGGKKKLYAATKFILYTALASLLILISGLAIALSGDSFTLNISDLTNKHVTGSLALLSYLGFLIGFGVKLPIFPLHTWLPDAHGEANAPVSMLLAGILLKMGGYALLRFNVQILPEVHLQIAPALIILGIINIIYGALNAFAQDNVKRRIACSSISHMGFVLLGIGAVDALGISGAMLQMISHGLIAAAMFFVTGSFYERTNTLSIPNMGGLAKVLPITFAFFLASSLASLALPGMSGFISEITVFLGITSQEGFSSLFRSITILIAAIGLVLTPIYLLSMCRRVFFGPRIPALATVKEMNGRELTIGFSLLLPTLVIGFWPKIAINLYESSTNALSQQLTLAKLVGIIPIIAN; translated from the coding sequence ATGAATTTAGAATCTTTCCCTTGGCTATCATTTATTGTTTTACTACCTTTAATCGGGGCATTAATAATGCCTTTCTTGAGTTCAAATGAAGGGGAAGATAATACGCTCCCTAGAAATATCTCATTAAGTTTTTTGTTTATAGATTTTTTACTTATAATAGGCGTACTTTTCCAGAAATTTAATACTTCAGATAGCTCCTTGCAACTTGTGGAGAGAGCTACTTGGTTACCCTCGATAGGCCTTGAGTGGTCACTTGGAGTTGATGGATTGTCTGCTCCTCTAGTAGCTTTAAGTGGGTTAATTACATTTTTATCAGCTGCCGCAAGTTGGAAAATAAAGAAAAAATCAAATTTATATTTTGCCCTTTTATTAGTGCAAGCATCTGCTCAAGCACTAGTCTTCCTTTCACAAGATTTCCTGTTATTTTTCTTAGCTTGGGAACTTGAATTGGTTCCGGTTTATCTTCTTATTGCCATTTGGGGAGGGAAAAAGAAATTATATGCAGCTACTAAATTTATTCTTTACACAGCTTTAGCTTCTTTACTAATACTCATAAGCGGATTAGCCATTGCCTTGAGTGGTGATTCTTTTACCCTAAATATCAGCGACTTAACTAATAAACACGTAACTGGCAGCTTAGCATTGTTATCATATTTAGGATTTTTAATAGGTTTTGGAGTAAAACTACCTATCTTTCCATTACATACTTGGCTACCCGATGCACATGGAGAAGCTAATGCTCCCGTATCTATGTTACTTGCGGGAATACTTTTAAAAATGGGAGGCTATGCCCTCTTGAGATTCAACGTTCAAATTTTACCTGAAGTTCACCTGCAAATTGCACCTGCATTAATAATTCTTGGGATCATTAATATAATTTACGGAGCACTAAATGCATTTGCACAGGATAATGTCAAAAGAAGAATTGCATGTAGCTCAATTAGCCATATGGGTTTTGTTCTCTTAGGGATCGGAGCGGTAGATGCTTTAGGAATAAGTGGAGCAATGCTCCAAATGATAAGTCACGGACTTATCGCAGCAGCAATGTTTTTTGTTACAGGATCATTCTATGAGAGAACGAATACTCTCTCAATTCCGAATATGGGTGGTTTAGCAAAGGTCTTGCCAATAACTTTTGCTTTTTTCCTAGCAAGCTCATTAGCTTCCCTTGCATTGCCTGGCATGAGCGGCTTTATAAGTGAAATCACTGTATTTCTAGGTATCACAAGTCAAGAAGGCTTCAGTTCACTCTTCAGATCAATCACAATTCTTATTGCAGCTATCGGTTTAGTTCTAACACCAATATATCTACTATCAATGTGTAGAAGAGTATTTTTTGGACCCAGAATCCCTGCACTAGCAACAGTTAAGGAAATGAATGGTAGAGAATTGACAATTGGTTTTAGCTTATTGTTGCCTACTTTAGTAATAGGTTTTTGGCCGAAAATCGCCATAAATTTATACGAATCTTCAACCAATGCTCTCAGTCAGCAGCTAACTTTAGCTAAGTTAGTAGGAATAATTCCAATAATAGCTAATTAA
- a CDS encoding glutamate-5-semialdehyde dehydrogenase: MANIFEVPNPGKDLLEKADQVRLASINISQTENKNRIKALNFMADNLEKNTKEILEANSEDYKIAERKGISKALLSRLKLSKEKLNSGIEGVRKVGDLADPVNQVQIKRELSKGLILERKTVPIGVLGVIFESRPDAVMQISSLAIRSGNGVMLKGGSEANLTNSAIVNALQQGLYKSGLDKNAICLLTSRKDSMSMLNLENYINLIIPRGSNELVKFIQDNTRIPVLGHADGICHLFIDTEANLEMALSVALDSKIQYPAACNAIETLLVHKDIAPAFLEKAIPLFGSNDVKLIGDKRSLELGLKYEACLEDWQTEYLDLILSIKIVEDFDEAITHIQKFSSKHTDGIITENLTTANKFMNIVDSAGVFHNCSTRFADGFRYGFGAEVGISTQTLPPRGPVGLEGLVTYKYFLKGDGNVVDDFSSGNAIYTHKDL; the protein is encoded by the coding sequence ATGGCTAATATATTTGAAGTTCCTAATCCAGGTAAAGATCTTTTAGAAAAAGCTGACCAAGTTCGTTTGGCATCAATAAACATAAGTCAGACTGAAAATAAAAATAGAATTAAAGCTTTAAATTTTATGGCTGATAATCTAGAAAAAAATACTAAAGAAATTTTAGAGGCTAACAGTGAGGACTATAAAATTGCAGAAAGGAAAGGAATATCAAAGGCTTTACTCTCTAGATTAAAGCTTTCGAAAGAAAAATTGAATTCAGGAATCGAAGGAGTAAGAAAAGTCGGAGACTTGGCTGATCCTGTAAATCAAGTTCAAATTAAAAGAGAGCTTTCAAAAGGGCTGATCCTAGAAAGAAAAACAGTGCCTATTGGAGTCTTAGGAGTTATTTTTGAATCTAGACCTGATGCTGTTATGCAGATTAGTTCTCTAGCAATAAGATCAGGTAATGGAGTAATGCTAAAGGGCGGTAGTGAAGCAAATTTAACAAACAGTGCAATAGTCAATGCCTTACAACAGGGGTTATACAAATCAGGGCTTGATAAAAATGCAATATGCTTACTTACTAGTAGAAAAGATAGTATGTCGATGTTAAATCTCGAGAACTATATCAATTTAATAATTCCAAGAGGAAGTAATGAATTAGTTAAATTTATTCAAGATAATACAAGAATTCCGGTGCTAGGTCATGCTGATGGAATTTGTCACTTGTTTATAGATACTGAGGCAAATCTTGAAATGGCTTTATCAGTCGCTCTAGATAGTAAAATTCAATATCCTGCAGCATGTAATGCTATTGAAACTTTATTAGTGCATAAAGATATTGCACCAGCTTTTCTTGAAAAGGCTATTCCATTATTTGGATCTAATGATGTAAAGTTAATAGGAGACAAAAGATCTTTGGAATTAGGGTTGAAGTATGAAGCTTGTCTCGAAGACTGGCAAACTGAATATTTGGATTTAATCTTATCTATAAAAATTGTTGAAGATTTTGACGAGGCAATTACTCATATTCAAAAATTTAGTTCAAAACATACAGATGGAATAATTACTGAAAATTTAACTACTGCTAATAAATTCATGAATATAGTTGATAGTGCAGGTGTTTTTCATAATTGCTCTACTAGGTTTGCAGATGGCTTTAGATATGGATTCGGAGCTGAGGTTGGTATATCTACTCAAACTCTCCCACCAAGAGGACCTGTAGGCCTAGAAGGTTTAGTAACGTATAAATATTTCTTAAAAGGCGATGGAAATGTAGTTGATGATTTTTCATCCGGTAATGCTATCTATACTCATAAAGATCTTTAA